One genomic window of Silurus meridionalis isolate SWU-2019-XX chromosome 22, ASM1480568v1, whole genome shotgun sequence includes the following:
- the LOC124376142 gene encoding olfactory receptor 51E1-like, with amino-acid sequence MDYSGNVTYLILTGHVELEKYRYVYFLVTLSIYLMIICFNTIVIYVIYTNERLHEPMYIFITALLMNTLCGSTAFYPKFLNDILSKNIIVSFEACVFQAFFIYTYAMSEFMLLSAMAYDRYVSICKPLQYASIVKMSTVKRLIFLCCFVPSCENGITMVLLYQPKHCNFKLNRIYCNNHAIAKLSCEEISAYSSYGLFIFIIAVFPQVIFTIYSYIRILSVCLKNSKDFRAKALQTCLPHILIFISFTVTTCFEIINSRLEGNMPHIISMIMSVENLVIPPLLNPIIYGLKLQEIFNRIKQMLRRKKTDIFLD; translated from the coding sequence ATGGATTATTCGGGAAATGTTACATATTTAATCCTGACAGGACATGTGGAGCTggagaagtacagatatgtTTATTTTCTAGTTACCCTTTCTATATACCTAATGATCATCTGTTTTAACACTATTGTCATTTatgttatatacacaaatgagcGTCTTCATGAGcctatgtacatttttattactgcTTTGCTCATGAACACATTATGTGGATCAACTGCATTTTACCCTAAATTTCTGAATGATATTTTATCCAAAAACATAATTGTCTCCTTTGAAGCATGTGTTTTTCAGgcatttttcatttatacttATGCCATGTCAGAGTTTATGTTGTTGTCAGCTATGGCCTATGACAGATATGTGTCTATTTGTAAACCATTACAATATGCTTCTATTGTAAAAATGTCTACAGTGAAAAGGCTCATATTTTTGTGTTGCTTTGTGCCTAGTTGTGAAAATGGTATCACAATGGTTTTACTCTATCAGCCAAAACACTGTAATTTCAAGTTAAATAGAATATACTGTAACAATCATGCAATTGCTAAACTGAGTTGTGAAGAAATTTCTGCATATAGTTCATATGGAttgtttattttcatcattGCTGTATTTCCACAAGTGATCTTCACAATCTACTCATATATACGGATactttctgtctgtttaaaaaattcaaaagatTTCAGAGCAAAAGCTTTACAGACCTGTTTACCACATATTTTAATTTTCATAAGTTTCACTGTCACTACATGTTTTGAAATTATAAATAGTAGATTAGAAGGAAATATGCCTCACATTATATCCATGATTATGTCAGTAGAAAATCTGGTTATTCCTCCTCTACTGAATCCGATTATATATGGACTAAAACTGCAGGAGATTTTTAATAGGATTAAACAAATGTTGCGAAGGAAGAAAACAGATATCTTTTTAGATTAG